Genomic window (Deltaproteobacteria bacterium):
TAGAGGAGTTCCGGCCAACGACCTTCCGCGCATCTTTGACCGCCTCTACAGGAGCGAAGGGGTACCGGGTGTCAAGCAGGAGACGAAGCGTTCCCGTCTGTGGGCATGGGTTCGAGAGTCTGTTGCGACTTGCGGGTTATCGGTTATTGGTTGCTGGCAAACTATGGGAGTCGTTCCTGACAATTTCCTGGTTGACATCGCAATCTAGATTATATAAGTTTGTATATAATAAATACACAAATGGAGAATTCACATGGCGCTGAGCATAAGGAACCCCCGGGCAGAACAACTGGCCAGGGAGGTGGCTGCTATGAGTGGGGAAAATTTGACTCAAGCTATCATCCGTGCCCTGGAGGAACGGCTGGAACGCCTGAAAGGCAGACGGCAGATCACTGACACAGTAGAGGAGATTATGAAAATTTCCAAGCGCTGCAGCGAATTGCCGGAACTGGATAGGCGCACTCCCGAAGAGATCTTGGGCTACGACCATCATGGGGTCCCGGAATAATGATCATTGATACATCGGCACTCATCTCCATTCTCCTGGGTGAACCTGAAGCCCCAAGCCTGGCAAAAGCGATTGCGGCTGACCCCAGGAGATTGATAAGCGCCTTCACTGCTCTGGAAGCAGGGCTTGTCATAGAGGCTAAAAAAGGTGAAGCAGGTGGTCGGGAATTGGACCTGCTGTTGCACCGCACAGGAATCGAAATCGTCCCACTCACAGAAGAGCAATTTGAAGTCGCCAGGATGGCTTGGCGCAAGTACGGCAAAGGGAATCATCCTGCGGCACTCAATATCGGCGACTGCTGCTCTTATGCACTGGCTAAATGGTCCGGAGAACCCTTGCTCTATAAAGGTGAAGATTTCTCTCAGACAGATATAGTGTCAGTACCTCTGTTATGAGGAGTTGTATAGCAAGGCAGCTCATCCGGCTAACGCTCAGCTACTGTTATGGAAAGAATAGAGGAATAGTTCGCAAATCTCATCTTCTCAGGGGGCGAAGCCGGCTAGGTTGAGCTCCAAGCTGCGCAATTACTATGCGCCTGGCTGGAAAGATTTTATGCACCAAAATCGGTCATCTTTTCCAAAAAGACCTTCTCCCCAAGTATTTCGTCAAATATTCTGTAACAATATCCTGTAAATGCAAATTATTATCTTTGTCCTCCAGGAGTGCTCTGTCTCTGGCACCCCCTTTGCTCTTTAGTGGAGTCAGGGTTGATGAGTAGCAGTAAACAGACAACACAGCCAGGAGGTATAGAAGATGAAAAATAACATAACAAAGAAAATAATTGTGATCCTGACTATTGTGGCTGTCCTGGGACTTGTGGGCTATAGTTCTGCCAGTGCAGGAATAAGTTTTCATTTTGGCCTGGGAGATCTGAGCGGCATCCGAGGACCGTGGACAGGTGCTGAAACAGTTCCGGCAAAATATGACAACTCAGAAAAGGAAACCGTTGCAGATAATGGCAACAAAGAGAAAGTTCTGCCTGGCGATCGGAATGCAGATGAGGCAAAAGGCCTCCAGGAAGCTGACTCCCAAAAATAAACAAAGGCAGCCGGCTGTTTCTCTGTCCATTTAAATGAAGCAGCATCCGCAATGCGAGGCCGCGACCATATTTGCGGCTGCAGTTACGCCGCGGTTGGTCCAGTGAAATATCAGAGCTAAGTAATGCGGTGTCCGTATTTCCTGTCTACGAGTTCGATTACTTTCGAGACTCCCAGACCCTCTTGCAGTTTGGTCCGGATAAAGTCCTTCTCCTCCAGGGCCCCTCTGGCCATCTTGCACTCGCACTCCGCCAGAGGCAGCTCACCGCATCCCTCGCAGGCACACTTGAAGTTCATGGCAACCAGCACAACCTGGTTCTCTAGTGTTTGTGGTATTGCAGACTTTGAGGGCTGCATGGCGAGTGGTTGGACAGTGCTGATCGTAGCTTCATGAGAAGATGATGTGAAGATTATCTTGACAGTTATACCTGTCAGCATAATCAGAGAAACGACTGCTGTTATCATCTAGAAGTTGGACTTCCTGGTTTCAGATGTCTCTCTTTGCCTCTGCCGCTCTGTTTTTCGTTTTCTTGCCATGATGATCACCTAGCAAAATACCTTGCAAAAAGCTCGGCTCAACGAATCAATTCTCCGTGTCTGCAAATTCCTACTATATTAATCGAAAAAGGACATGAGGTCAATCCGGTCAGCCTTATTATGGGTTGCTGTACATCATGTAACGCCGCACTTCTCGTGTCATTTCGTGGCCCAGCAGGCATTCCATCAACAAGAAGGCTACTTCCAGAGCCGAACCCGGTCCATCACAAGAAATTATTCGATCATCCATGACCAGGTGCTGGTCAACTACTTTGGCGCCGCCTGCCTTCAACTTGCCGATGTTGTCATGGTCGCGGCTGTGGGGACAGATGGTGGGTAGATGTTTGTGAAATTGTCCAAGGTCCTCACGCCTGGGTAAATTGTTAACAGCTTGCAACATATACTCAAACAGTTCTTTTTGAATTCGTCATCAAGTATTTCTAGTTGACTATAGTCATTGACCATGGTAACAGTAAGATAATTTCAAGAACCGGAGCATTCCAATGCAGGAAACCATCCCGATATCAAAATTCAAGGCCACTTGTTTGCGGCTTCTGGATAATGTGAAAAAAACGGGTCGCTCTATTCTAATAACACGCAAGGGCGAGCCTATCGCGCTGGTAACGCCGCCACCGCCACCGGAAAAACCAAAAAGTTGGCTAGGTTGTATGAGGGACAGCATAAAAATCACAGGTGACGTGATTTCGCCAGCCGCAGACGAAAAAGAGTGGGAGGCCTTGCGAGATTGAAATTACTGCTGGATACGCATATCATCCTCTGGAGCGTCGCCGAACCTGAACGACTACCGGCTTCGGTAGCCCTGGAGTTGGAAAGCGATGCAAACGAACTCTGGTTTTCACCGATAAGCGTTTGGGAAATTGCCCTGCTGGCAGAGAAGGGCCGCCTCAAGTTCAGATCCGATCCCAACCTCACTGTCCGCAACATGTTTGACCGCCTCCCCATGAAAGAAGCCGTGATCAACAAAGAAGTTGCTATCATGAGCCGTGAGGTGGATCTCCCACATCAGGACCCTGCAGACAGGTTTCTGGGAGCAACGGCTGCCGCATACGATCTGATTCTAGTGACAGCAGATCGCAGACTCATGTACTCTCGATCTTTCCGCGTCCTTCAATCCACATAGGATGACTCTGCACACTGCTTCCGAAGAAGTATTCTCTGCCCCTCCAGGGCGGCATCAACAAGGTGAGGTGGCTCAATCTTCCTCGTCTCCAATTGCATCTTCTTCGAGTTGCGGCCCTGTAAATGACGCTTGTTCGTTGGAGAGAAAAATACGTCCATATGGATCAAGCTAATCTTTTTGGTTATTTTCCTTGAGAAACTAGAATGTAATGACCTTGTCAGCTTCCATGCTCAATTCGTAGAGGTCGTCCATCCAGGCAACTGGGCAACTGGCTGAGCCCACAAGACCGTGGGCCTTCAAACAGACGCCTCAGACATAAAAGTCCCCCTCTTCAGTAAACTGGTTCACCTGACCAATCACATCGAACTCGGAGTCTGCCAGTGATTCGTAAGTAACCGCCTTGCCCAGCATGAAGACACCTACTTCGTCGCCCTTTTTGAGCCCCACATTGGCCATACGCAGCGCATTGTACATAGTCTCGGCATCGTCGGTGCTGATAATGAAAAGTACTTTCATGGCAGCCTCCCTTGATAATATGTGGTCTGAAAAAAGCCTTGTTGATATACACCTTATGATTTTGCAACATCTGCTTTCATCCCCTTCACTACAACGAAGGAGCCTTTACCATAGCCTTCCTCTACCGGCTCGATTCTTTTTATCTTGTCCAGGTCACGGAAAATGGTCTGCGTGAAGGCAAAGTTATGGAATCCTGCATTTTTTAGATTAAAAACGACCTCTTCTACTGTATAGAAAGTAGCCTCCCTGTAAAACACATTCTTGTCTTTATGCATCTCATAAATGACCCCGAGAGGACTGTTGCGGTCTACAAAACCAACGACAATGGAACCCATGGGTTTTAGCACGCGAAAGGCTTCTATGAAGGATACTTCTATATCATCCAGGAAACAGATCGTAGTAACCATGAGCATAAATTCAAACCGTCCATCTTCAAAAGGAAGCGCTTCCGCCACCCCATGAATCACTTCGATACCCCTTCTTCGAGCCACATCAGCCATCGCTTCGGACGGTTCGATTCCGACTTTAATCCCCAGGGGCGCAGCGAATCGTCCGGTACCGACACCGATCTCCAGTCCGCTTCCGCCCTGAGGCAATAGTGCTTTTATTGCCAGGAGTTCTGATTCGTAAACCAATCCATATCTGGCAAACCATTCTTCGTACCTGGCTACGTTCTTTTCAAATGGTTTTACTTTCGGCATTGCCTTTCCCCTCGTCATCAGGTCAATATGGCTTTACATCCCTTCATCCAGCCAATCTTCATCGCCCTTTGGTTTGCCGTTAGACCCGACTTGAAACATTCCTTGACATTCCGGATGGCGTGAGAAGATCCAGAAGGGCTTCCAGGATTGCTCTGGCATCGGCAGACGAAGCACCATCTTGGCGCCCCAGAGAGGGCACCCTGGTTCAGGGCTGGTCTGAATCTCGGCGTGCATGGCGAACACCTCCATATCTTCGTAAAAGGAGTACTAGCGTCGAAATGTCACTTTGCCCCCACCGCGGTTGAGGGCGTACTCGCCCGGGTCTCCTGTAAACGGCAGAACCAGCATCCATGGCAGGGTCAACCGCTGGGCATGCCGAAACTGAGACAGGCCGATAGTCATGCCCCGATGTCCAGCTGCTGGTTGATCGCGATAGGTGCCGAACAGTCGATCCCACCAGGGAAGATTGAAGCCAAAATTGCTGTTGGTTTCTTTTATCACCACAGAATGGTGCACCCTGTGCATATCCGGAGTAACCACCAGCAAGCGAAGGAGCCGATCAACACTGGCTGGAAGGCGTATGTTGCCGTGATTGAACATGGAGGTGCCGTTCAAGAGAATCTCGAAGAGGAGAACTGCCAGAGTGGGTGGGCCAAGGGCAGCCACCGTTGCCAGTTTTATGCCAGCGGAAAGCAGGATTTCGATGGGATGGAAGCGCAAACCTGTGGTCACGTCAAAATCCAGATCAGCATGGTGCATCATGTGCAGACGCCAGAACGCGGGAACTGCATGAAACATGACGTGCTGGAAATAGATGACCAGATCCAGCACTACCACGCCGATTGCTACTTTCAGCCAGTCAGGCAAAACAAGATTGTTGAGCAGACCCCAGCCGTTTTTCTCAGCCAGCAGGGCAAGGGACACGGGCAGGATAGGCACCACCAGGCGCACTGCCCCCGCATTAATCAGGATGATCCCCAGGTTGCTGAGCCAGCGAACAGTCTTGGAGGTTGTCAGGCCCCGGCGCGGTGCCAGCAACTCCCATACAGCCATGAGGGCAAAAACACCAAGAAAGAAGCCTACCCGAACGGGAATTTCGTTGCTCATCGCTTATTCATTCCGTATGAAAGCAGTGCTGGGCCCTCCATCCAACCGCTGGTTCTGTTTCGTCTGACTATAGCAACAGATAAACATGTTTTTATGCTCTGCTTTTTTAAAAATGGCGCCCAGCATTCTGGCCGGCCCCATGGAAAATGACCTTTCTTACGCCTGCCTGTCAGGAAGCCCTAGGATACCTTGCCTTCCTTCTTCAGCTTCTCTAATAGAAAATTTGCGCCCTGCCTGGAAATCTTGAACTGACCAGTCAGATCTTCGATCTCCAACAGTTTTTTCCCCTGATAGGAATTGAGAATTTCATTCTCCAGCTCCTCCATCCAGTCGGCAAACAGGGCACGGATCTCAGGATTGGCCAGACTCTCCAGTTCGGCGTTCTCATCAATGGCTGTAACCATCTTTCTGCACATGTCTTTTGGATCGATACCTTCGTCCATGCACTCGGCAATTCACCGACTCGCCATACTGGAGAGCTTGTCATCACCTGATTTGCCAAAGAGTTTGACCATAAACGTCTGCTTTTCAGAAGCATCCATCACAGGGAAAATTTGTTCCGCCAGCGAGAAAATAGTCTGTTTGATCTCGTCCAGACTGAGGTTGGCAATAAAGTTCTCCAGGGCACGCTGGTTCATGACAATCTCCTAGAATGGTTCATGTGAGTCTATAAGTTCTTTGGCCATCTCACTGACCTGGCTCAGCAGGGACAGAACAGAGCCATTGCTTATCTGATAATAAATAAATGGACCCTGGCGTTCCACTTTGAGCAGATGGCTGCGCCGCAGCTCTTTGAGATGGTGGGATACCAGGGGCTGTGATAATCCCACAGCTTCCACA
Coding sequences:
- a CDS encoding winged helix-turn-helix transcriptional regulator, with product MLELLVKPVAAICKSLADENRLRILLAIGRDRKSVTQIVEAVGLSQPLVSHHLKELRRSHLLKVERQGPFIYYQISNGSVLSLLSQVSEMAKELIDSHEPF
- a CDS encoding type II toxin-antitoxin system VapC family toxin, with product MIIDTSALISILLGEPEAPSLAKAIAADPRRLISAFTALEAGLVIEAKKGEAGGRELDLLLHRTGIEIVPLTEEQFEVARMAWRKYGKGNHPAALNIGDCCSYALAKWSGEPLLYKGEDFSQTDIVSVPLL
- a CDS encoding sterol desaturase family protein, yielding MSNEIPVRVGFFLGVFALMAVWELLAPRRGLTTSKTVRWLSNLGIILINAGAVRLVVPILPVSLALLAEKNGWGLLNNLVLPDWLKVAIGVVVLDLVIYFQHVMFHAVPAFWRLHMMHHADLDFDVTTGLRFHPIEILLSAGIKLATVAALGPPTLAVLLFEILLNGTSMFNHGNIRLPASVDRLLRLLVVTPDMHRVHHSVVIKETNSNFGFNLPWWDRLFGTYRDQPAAGHRGMTIGLSQFRHAQRLTLPWMLVLPFTGDPGEYALNRGGGKVTFRR
- a CDS encoding type II toxin-antitoxin system VapB family antitoxin codes for the protein MALSIRNPRAEQLAREVAAMSGENLTQAIIRALEERLERLKGRRQITDTVEEIMKISKRCSELPELDRRTPEEILGYDHHGVPE
- a CDS encoding class I SAM-dependent methyltransferase — protein: MPKVKPFEKNVARYEEWFARYGLVYESELLAIKALLPQGGSGLEIGVGTGRFAAPLGIKVGIEPSEAMADVARRRGIEVIHGVAEALPFEDGRFEFMLMVTTICFLDDIEVSFIEAFRVLKPMGSIVVGFVDRNSPLGVIYEMHKDKNVFYREATFYTVEEVVFNLKNAGFHNFAFTQTIFRDLDKIKRIEPVEEGYGKGSFVVVKGMKADVAKS
- a CDS encoding type II toxin-antitoxin system VapC family toxin — translated: MKLLLDTHIILWSVAEPERLPASVALELESDANELWFSPISVWEIALLAEKGRLKFRSDPNLTVRNMFDRLPMKEAVINKEVAIMSREVDLPHQDPADRFLGATAAAYDLILVTADRRLMYSRSFRVLQST
- a CDS encoding DsrE family protein, with product MKVLFIISTDDAETMYNALRMANVGLKKGDEVGVFMLGKAVTYESLADSEFDVIGQVNQFTEEGDFYV
- a CDS encoding type II toxin-antitoxin system Phd/YefM family antitoxin, with the translated sequence MQETIPISKFKATCLRLLDNVKKTGRSILITRKGEPIALVTPPPPPEKPKSWLGCMRDSIKITGDVISPAADEKEWEALRD